A single Defluviitalea saccharophila DNA region contains:
- a CDS encoding DNA-3-methyladenine glycosylase family protein — protein sequence MRYRQIEDQIIIKAMDSFEIEQILECGQCFRFHKLAHNDYVIVAWGKVLRIFQTKDEVIFYPTSAEEFENLWSSYFDLDKDYDIIKQRLAEKDTHLAEAVKFAPGIRILRQEPWECLISFIISQNKQIPHIKQVVENISRMFGKFICSFEGHDYYAFPTVDELSAASEQDIRACKAGFRAPYIVDACQKVKHKEVELEKLADLPYEEAKKELLKIKGVGSKIADCVLLFGIGHEEAFPVDVWVKRVMEYFYFDKDTSPNEIQAFAKEYFGNLAGISQQYLFYYARQLRLGK from the coding sequence ATGAGATATAGGCAAATAGAAGATCAGATCATCATAAAAGCAATGGACAGCTTTGAAATAGAGCAGATACTGGAATGTGGACAGTGTTTTAGGTTTCATAAGCTCGCCCATAATGACTATGTGATTGTTGCATGGGGAAAGGTACTAAGAATTTTTCAGACAAAAGATGAAGTGATCTTTTACCCGACTTCCGCAGAAGAGTTTGAAAATTTATGGAGTTCTTACTTTGATTTAGATAAAGACTATGATATAATTAAACAACGTTTGGCGGAAAAAGATACTCACCTGGCCGAGGCAGTCAAGTTTGCCCCGGGAATCAGAATTCTTCGCCAAGAACCCTGGGAATGTCTTATATCCTTTATCATTTCACAAAACAAACAAATTCCACATATTAAACAAGTAGTGGAGAATATAAGTAGAATGTTTGGAAAATTTATCTGTAGTTTTGAAGGGCATGATTACTATGCATTCCCTACAGTGGATGAATTGAGTGCTGCAAGTGAACAGGATATAAGAGCCTGCAAAGCCGGCTTTCGTGCACCTTACATTGTTGATGCCTGCCAAAAGGTAAAGCATAAAGAAGTAGAGTTAGAGAAGCTTGCAGATTTACCCTATGAGGAAGCCAAAAAAGAGCTGCTGAAAATAAAGGGAGTAGGATCAAAGATTGCGGATTGTGTTCTATTATTTGGAATAGGGCACGAGGAAGCATTTCCCGTTGATGTATGGGTTAAAAGGGTAATGGAATACTTTTATTTTGATAAAGATACAAGTCCAAACGAAATTCAGGCTTTTGCAAAAGAATACTTTGGGAATTTAGCAGGAATCTCACAGCAGTATTTATTTTACTATGCGAGACAGTTAAGGCTTGGCAAATGA
- a CDS encoding DUF6062 family protein produces MKEQIYTIPVIDAFKADTECPFCNLHQTLERECIDFMLGASYMEDDIRMETNKSGFCPHHYQQLFNEKNRLGLALMLHSHFQEVNKSLSKAIESHKDLTSNNFSFLSGLMNYSKRETSSQNKNPISSDLKNIHKDCYICTKIEKTFERYMDTFFHLWKKDHEFVSLVSKGKGFCLNHFASLIEGANSALNKEQYNHFTQIVFPIQLENLKRIEEELDWFVQKFDYRYKDAPWKNSKDAVQRAISKISSTAVENE; encoded by the coding sequence ATGAAAGAACAAATTTATACCATACCAGTGATTGATGCCTTTAAAGCAGATACGGAATGCCCCTTTTGTAATTTGCACCAAACCCTGGAAAGAGAATGTATTGACTTTATGCTTGGAGCATCTTACATGGAAGATGACATTCGAATGGAAACAAACAAATCGGGCTTTTGTCCCCATCACTATCAACAATTATTTAATGAAAAAAACCGCCTGGGTCTTGCCCTTATGCTTCATAGCCATTTCCAGGAAGTCAATAAATCTCTTTCTAAGGCGATCGAATCACATAAGGACCTTACCTCCAATAATTTTTCTTTTCTGTCCGGACTGATGAACTATTCGAAAAGGGAAACGTCTTCACAAAATAAGAACCCTATATCTTCAGATTTAAAGAATATCCATAAGGATTGTTATATATGTACTAAAATTGAAAAGACCTTTGAGCGCTATATGGATACCTTTTTTCATCTCTGGAAAAAAGATCATGAATTCGTCTCCTTAGTGTCAAAAGGAAAAGGCTTTTGCTTAAATCATTTCGCTTCCCTTATTGAAGGTGCAAATTCTGCCTTAAATAAAGAACAATATAATCATTTTACACAGATTGTGTTTCCTATTCAACTTGAGAATTTAAAAAGGATAGAAGAAGAACTGGATTGGTTTGTTCAAAAATTCGACTATAGATACAAAGATGCGCCATGGAAGAATTCAAAAGATGCCGTACAAAGAGCTATTTCAAAGATTTCCAGCACTGCGGTTGAGAATGAATAG
- a CDS encoding ATP-binding protein encodes MSVYFTNKFDIDSKDKPYKSNFEYLQDLLKLLELQLFLLFKQSEEHSGQNPNKFKGIVLSKTDISNILGNSDSSDEEETDLILEAIDLGKNYIENRTLLTLKKEMFLPLEYVVAAFTLSEFEKLCILLSLSIEMDKKYESIYAYLQNDITSKYPTIDLCLKLYSQSQSNKFFVLSHLNKNSKLFRYFYPFDTLVNENTSLLSKKLILDDRLVSFILGAHSSNAQIESYAQIFFNVEELPPLLTDEDIQHKLKNLLDKKLKLTMNSNGKKNLIFIKGPSGCGKKLHIKYICKTFNVNCILVDLSSIYQKENFEDILRILSRESILQQAIICFYNFHEVISENEQENKKLYYFLDSFNSFSNTLFLTSHENWKPKKNLRTYEFFKIDFDYPDTLVRKEIWEKLSRDYPMDPSLDLNFIADKFIFTPNQIEKALMNSKNIAIWNHSKYITEEHLNEACYNQTCHNLEKKATLIKPIYSWNDIILPKEQIKELKDASNQVKFKHVVLNQWGFDSKLSYGKGLSIMFAGPPGTGKTMAAQVIAKEVNMEIYKIDLSQVVSKYIGETEKNLKEIFDEAKNSNTILFFDETDAILGKRSDVKDAHDRYSNLEVSFLLQKMEEHTGVTILATNHLQNIDEAFIRRINFIIHFPFPDEESRKKIWEKIFPDQTPLDDDIDFKYLAKNFEISGGNIKNIALSAAFLAASENTSVGMYQILSALKHELRKQGKILLREDFGEYYYYLE; translated from the coding sequence GTGTCCGTTTACTTTACTAACAAGTTTGACATTGATTCTAAAGACAAGCCGTATAAAAGTAATTTTGAATATCTTCAAGATTTACTTAAACTATTAGAATTACAGCTTTTTCTTCTATTTAAACAGTCCGAAGAACATTCCGGTCAAAATCCCAATAAATTTAAAGGCATTGTATTGTCAAAAACAGATATTTCTAACATTCTAGGAAATTCTGATTCAAGTGATGAAGAAGAGACCGATTTGATTTTGGAAGCAATTGATTTAGGAAAAAACTATATTGAAAACAGAACCCTGCTGACTCTAAAAAAAGAAATGTTTCTGCCTCTTGAATATGTAGTGGCGGCTTTTACTTTAAGTGAATTTGAAAAACTGTGTATACTCTTAAGTTTATCTATTGAAATGGATAAAAAGTATGAGAGTATTTATGCCTATCTGCAAAATGATATTACCAGTAAATATCCTACTATCGACTTATGTCTAAAATTATATAGTCAATCTCAATCGAATAAATTTTTTGTACTTTCTCATCTGAATAAAAACAGTAAACTTTTTAGATACTTTTACCCTTTTGATACTCTAGTCAATGAAAATACATCCCTTTTGTCAAAAAAATTAATCCTGGATGATCGACTTGTTTCATTTATATTAGGTGCTCATTCTTCCAACGCTCAAATTGAATCTTACGCTCAGATATTTTTTAACGTTGAAGAGCTGCCTCCTCTGCTTACCGATGAAGATATCCAGCATAAACTTAAGAATCTTCTTGATAAAAAGTTAAAACTGACCATGAATTCAAATGGCAAAAAGAATCTTATATTTATAAAGGGCCCTTCAGGCTGCGGAAAAAAACTACATATAAAATATATTTGTAAAACTTTTAATGTCAACTGTATTCTAGTGGATTTATCCAGCATCTATCAAAAAGAAAACTTCGAAGACATTTTAAGAATTCTCTCCAGGGAATCCATATTACAGCAGGCAATCATTTGTTTTTATAATTTTCATGAAGTGATCTCTGAAAATGAGCAGGAGAATAAAAAACTTTATTATTTCCTGGATTCTTTTAATAGCTTTTCGAATACGCTCTTTCTTACCTCCCATGAAAACTGGAAACCTAAAAAGAATTTAAGAACATATGAATTTTTCAAGATAGACTTTGATTATCCCGATACCTTGGTACGAAAAGAAATTTGGGAAAAACTATCCCGAGATTATCCTATGGACCCTTCTCTTGATCTAAACTTTATAGCGGATAAATTTATTTTTACACCCAATCAAATCGAAAAGGCTTTAATGAATTCAAAAAATATTGCTATTTGGAATCATAGTAAATACATAACAGAAGAACATCTTAATGAAGCTTGTTACAATCAAACCTGCCATAACCTTGAAAAAAAGGCTACCTTGATAAAGCCCATATACAGCTGGAATGATATTATACTTCCCAAGGAGCAGATCAAAGAGTTAAAAGATGCCTCCAATCAAGTCAAGTTCAAACACGTTGTTCTAAACCAATGGGGCTTTGATTCTAAGCTTTCCTATGGAAAAGGTTTAAGCATCATGTTTGCCGGTCCTCCCGGAACCGGTAAAACCATGGCTGCCCAAGTCATTGCAAAAGAAGTCAATATGGAAATATATAAAATAGACTTATCCCAAGTGGTAAGTAAATACATAGGTGAGACTGAAAAAAATCTGAAGGAAATATTTGATGAAGCGAAAAACAGCAATACGATTTTATTCTTCGATGAAACCGATGCAATCTTAGGAAAACGTTCTGATGTAAAGGACGCCCATGACAGATATTCAAATCTTGAGGTATCCTTTTTGCTTCAAAAGATGGAAGAACATACAGGCGTAACGATCCTTGCAACCAACCATCTGCAAAATATTGACGAAGCATTCATCAGAAGAATTAATTTTATCATTCATTTTCCTTTTCCTGATGAAGAAAGCCGCAAAAAAATCTGGGAAAAGATTTTCCCAGATCAAACGCCTCTTGACGATGATATTGACTTTAAATATCTTGCGAAAAATTTCGAAATCTCCGGAGGTAATATTAAAAACATCGCTTTATCGGCTGCATTTTTAGCTGCCAGCGAGAATACTTCCGTAGGTATGTATCAAATTCTGTCCGCTCTTAAGCATGAACTTAGAAAGCAAGGAAAAATCCTGCTTAGAGAAGACTTTGGAGAATATTACTATTACCTTGAATAA
- a CDS encoding DUF4280 domain-containing protein: MGFAVCAGASLLCSFGTAPSNLVVAPSNKVLTSTPTANIMDNKPMVNIMPFGMCTSLSNPQVASATSAAMGVLTPMPCVPSIPGPWTPGCPTVLIANMPALNNSSKLMCAYGGVIQITNPGQQGTQIP, translated from the coding sequence ATGGGTTTTGCAGTATGTGCAGGGGCAAGTTTATTGTGCAGCTTTGGAACAGCTCCCAGTAATTTGGTTGTCGCTCCCAGCAATAAAGTCTTAACGTCTACTCCTACGGCAAATATAATGGATAATAAACCTATGGTAAATATTATGCCTTTTGGGATGTGTACCTCTTTGTCAAATCCTCAAGTGGCTTCAGCAACATCGGCAGCCATGGGGGTACTGACTCCCATGCCCTGTGTTCCCAGTATACCTGGACCTTGGACACCGGGCTGTCCGACAGTATTGATTGCAAATATGCCTGCTTTAAATAACTCGTCGAAACTAATGTGTGCCTATGGAGGGGTTATCCAAATAACCAATCCCGGGCAGCAGGGGACACAAATTCCATAA
- a CDS encoding DUF4255 domain-containing protein: MAGYTVIADISNKIVNLLRENMTPEPIEKAEKIGIYPPYEKGDFSLGIHLYNIEENGEYRPVNMMNIGTNRQKYPPLSLTLYYMITAYSKAEVQSRALDEQKMIGRVMQVLYDNPIIDLGGTNISPEGTNEPVRISLNPLEYEMKLKTWNAPDKAYHLSAFYRVSPIFIESNRMKTIKRVSDLDIKIRG, encoded by the coding sequence ATGGCAGGATATACGGTTATCGCCGATATAAGCAACAAAATAGTTAATTTACTAAGAGAAAATATGACCCCCGAACCTATTGAAAAGGCAGAAAAAATAGGGATATATCCACCCTATGAAAAAGGAGATTTTTCCTTGGGCATCCATTTATATAATATTGAAGAGAATGGAGAATACCGTCCTGTAAATATGATGAATATTGGAACTAACAGACAGAAATATCCTCCATTGTCGTTAACGCTATATTATATGATAACGGCTTACTCGAAAGCAGAGGTACAATCGAGAGCCTTAGATGAACAAAAGATGATTGGAAGAGTCATGCAAGTATTATACGACAATCCCATCATTGATTTAGGAGGAACAAATATTTCTCCGGAGGGTACCAATGAGCCGGTGAGAATATCACTAAATCCTCTGGAATACGAAATGAAGCTTAAGACCTGGAATGCTCCTGATAAAGCATACCATCTTTCGGCCTTTTACAGAGTCTCTCCCATATTCATCGAATCCAACAGAATGAAGACGATTAAGAGAGTTTCTGACCTTGATATTAAAATAAGGGGGTAG
- a CDS encoding stalk domain-containing protein, producing MSKRKFNYLLFILTIVISFQTLAYGGVQRPTAKEIPNGSLIIGTHIISLKALNQSLLDIALKSGESEGQKDVYYKSEFANGTWYKITNADGIGDIISTSDKAVSEVEIDNLILTHWTKDDGKTIDLETGQTVNPSDIDSIRDPHNMEELKELVMEEESVIELLKQDDDDEDREAKNRFIKNSLGTILKEISTNDFNTQDNLLKLLENYEIYLRNEKKASEEEIGIVGELKEKIKTQRDYAAYSEVYNRIDQEAKKAQTKGYTDYTSKLLDKLDAVNKKISDLTNKLVESSMSPLDNKRNELCKALIENVAAKNFSGADAVLLQIFSIDNIKANRIVHLSTELSILDEVLGKELAALKTMVSQGEPKEYKEAKSRGERPGMLLTIKEEHVANIKDFTSNIATLKDYIAFRRSADDQKIAQLNTLIENLEGTRKAQPKSDVYDEVDQELREFIDKLKSELTKLQVKNSSELQAEKELSDNMQNQINTLKNKYLDAIEKGDMQFAEQIQNEMNALAEELEEKESQKLDELSQLLNQKNEILNELNKDPNNESLAQKLDEINLEIAKKQELIGEKEKSILELLDEAVNELKDAVKAKDLTQIEEAVTNILDLAKNLSPNLKVSLKNSIEGIIKDMNAAYIDLVKQNQLTQAEEYAALIEDLKEELGIGLDNEDKKAGTQADTGSQTGTGTQTGTGAQTGAGTQAGTGAQTEKASMNDLEKEISALEQKTTQTSNNRQRLMKRILILYKMKNTKKYVQKFGDLLDKKLNEEIKLLKSIDAEKYSEADVAQKERAIRSLIVINKKMKVLNTIQIISDTDSSKHLYAPVMRENLMLVCLRDIGEALGAKIKWIDYQQKAVITKGNLQMSCIVGSDKLLVNSVHSKTMPYKTLLIGERVYVPLNFVLNEMGYTSAYKPEHNMILIYSKKLEQEVQKVFK from the coding sequence TTGAGCAAAAGAAAATTCAATTATTTACTCTTTATACTTACGATAGTCATTAGTTTTCAAACATTGGCATACGGGGGTGTTCAAAGGCCTACAGCCAAAGAAATCCCCAATGGAAGTTTAATCATTGGAACCCATATTATTTCTTTAAAAGCCCTTAATCAGTCACTTCTTGATATAGCACTAAAAAGCGGCGAAAGTGAAGGGCAAAAAGACGTATATTATAAATCGGAGTTTGCCAATGGAACTTGGTATAAAATCACTAATGCCGACGGAATAGGCGACATTATTTCAACTTCTGATAAGGCTGTTTCAGAAGTTGAAATTGACAATTTGATTCTAACCCATTGGACAAAGGATGATGGGAAAACTATTGATTTAGAGACGGGGCAGACGGTTAATCCTTCTGATATCGACAGTATCAGGGACCCCCATAATATGGAAGAATTAAAAGAACTGGTGATGGAAGAAGAAAGTGTCATTGAATTATTAAAGCAGGACGACGATGATGAAGACAGAGAAGCAAAAAACAGATTCATAAAGAATTCCCTCGGTACCATATTAAAAGAAATATCCACAAATGATTTCAACACACAAGATAATTTGTTAAAACTGTTGGAAAACTATGAAATATATTTAAGAAACGAAAAAAAAGCTTCTGAAGAAGAAATAGGTATTGTCGGTGAGCTCAAAGAAAAGATTAAGACTCAAAGAGATTATGCTGCATATTCGGAGGTCTACAATAGAATAGACCAAGAGGCAAAGAAGGCTCAGACCAAAGGTTATACGGATTATACAAGCAAATTACTGGATAAATTAGACGCAGTCAATAAAAAGATATCGGATTTGACTAATAAATTGGTAGAGAGTTCGATGAGTCCTCTGGACAATAAAAGAAATGAACTTTGCAAAGCTTTAATTGAGAATGTGGCAGCAAAAAATTTCAGTGGTGCGGATGCAGTACTCCTGCAGATCTTTTCTATAGACAATATTAAAGCAAACAGAATTGTTCATTTATCAACAGAACTCTCTATTCTGGATGAAGTACTCGGTAAAGAACTTGCTGCGTTAAAGACCATGGTTAGCCAAGGAGAGCCAAAAGAATATAAAGAAGCAAAATCCAGGGGCGAAAGACCGGGGATGTTGTTAACCATCAAAGAAGAACATGTTGCCAATATAAAAGATTTTACAAGTAATATAGCGACTTTAAAAGATTATATTGCTTTTAGAAGAAGTGCTGATGATCAAAAAATTGCGCAATTGAATACTCTCATTGAGAACTTGGAGGGTACACGTAAAGCTCAGCCTAAGAGCGATGTTTATGACGAAGTTGATCAGGAATTAAGAGAGTTTATTGATAAACTTAAAAGTGAATTGACAAAACTCCAAGTAAAGAATTCATCAGAATTACAGGCTGAAAAAGAGTTAAGTGATAACATGCAAAACCAAATCAATACGCTTAAGAATAAGTATCTAGATGCAATCGAAAAAGGAGATATGCAGTTTGCAGAGCAAATTCAAAATGAAATGAATGCACTGGCTGAGGAGCTGGAAGAAAAAGAATCACAAAAACTCGATGAGCTAAGTCAATTACTCAATCAAAAGAATGAAATACTTAATGAACTCAACAAAGATCCCAATAATGAAAGTCTTGCTCAAAAATTAGATGAAATTAATTTAGAAATTGCTAAGAAACAGGAACTTATTGGGGAAAAGGAAAAGTCTATACTCGAGCTGTTGGATGAAGCTGTAAATGAGCTTAAAGATGCAGTAAAAGCAAAAGACTTAACGCAGATAGAGGAAGCAGTAACTAATATTCTTGATCTGGCAAAAAATTTATCTCCTAATTTAAAGGTAAGTCTTAAGAATTCCATTGAAGGAATTATCAAAGACATGAATGCAGCTTATATTGATCTTGTAAAGCAGAATCAATTAACACAGGCAGAAGAGTATGCTGCACTTATTGAGGATTTAAAAGAAGAATTGGGAATCGGTTTAGACAATGAAGACAAAAAAGCAGGCACCCAAGCAGATACGGGGTCACAAACGGGTACAGGTACTCAAACAGGGACCGGAGCACAAACGGGTGCAGGTACTCAAGCAGGTACAGGAGCTCAGACAGAAAAAGCTTCAATGAATGATTTGGAAAAAGAGATTAGTGCTTTAGAGCAAAAAACAACACAAACCAGCAACAACAGGCAAAGACTGATGAAAAGAATATTAATATTATATAAGATGAAGAATACGAAAAAATATGTACAGAAGTTTGGAGACCTGCTGGATAAAAAACTCAATGAAGAAATAAAACTACTAAAGTCTATAGATGCTGAAAAGTATTCAGAAGCAGATGTGGCTCAAAAAGAAAGAGCGATTCGTTCTCTTATTGTTATTAACAAAAAAATGAAAGTCTTAAATACCATTCAAATTATTTCGGACACCGATTCTTCAAAGCATTTATATGCTCCTGTAATGAGGGAAAATCTTATGCTTGTGTGTCTAAGAGATATTGGGGAAGCCCTAGGAGCAAAAATTAAATGGATAGATTATCAGCAAAAAGCTGTCATCACTAAAGGCAATCTCCAAATGAGCTGCATCGTAGGAAGCGATAAATTGCTTGTAAATTCGGTTCATTCAAAGACAATGCCTTACAAAACCTTGTTAATTGGAGAAAGAGTATATGTACCTTTAAACTTTGTATTAAATGAAATGGGGTACACATCGGCTTATAAACCTGAACATAATATGATCTTAATCTACTCAAAAAAATTAGAACAAGAAGTTCAAAAAGTATTTAAATAG
- a CDS encoding TolC family protein, with protein MKIFQEKPKSILKNILMNTIIAILILSTLTNQTLISYGAGLKVLTMDEAVMLALKNSPELIDNSAELVKKEIELKQANEAIRDIRKKESTVRFSLLFNIQFPEEHGLPKEIDLQMKVPTIQSDIRELKKKKEYLRLSVKTQTELIYMDTLLEMGNVEYLTKTLENNKKTLERIEKAYKLGQASKNDVDFLKKEVETTEKQLRTAIMNFENKKEKLSERIGLNIKTGYEFDKTFSFLSIERNNLQSIIDYAVAKDFDLYRATEDRKVAEIKVENLRGIYTNRWGSMVGVIEQELKKNGQLDYEDFLRKYHKGLDNIADPWKGSYKINLLFFTIKIPKEWFMKEYSGLRYFEDEKYALFVAVIDRDKAVKTEENTRKELIQKVKDSYNTLKTLEIAYLDSKAQIPELKKKYENALKKNKLGELSFGELESIKKEAEQGETTAFNNLIEYNKSLSTFNEVTSGFIDQLKKGKIGFDRNDYASGDSFADQGDEEEVTKPEWFINTPLADYKWTFGVKLPKEIKATHFVLLTKDNLQIGEKTDINATLSHVPITYNDSTLLVVELYNEDKKVYRAYIDGGQYGGELELEPVEESNTIEEEKKEEDIIGTWDIQEVHKGLVSSLGININDKDLATHYEVYGQDSNQIGERTAIGEKIHHLPIVFSDIQSIEIKLFKDDEPAGEAYLEEKDGQKLLKIR; from the coding sequence ATGAAAATATTCCAAGAGAAGCCGAAGAGTATATTGAAGAATATACTGATGAATACGATTATAGCGATTTTGATATTGAGTACATTGACGAATCAGACCTTGATTAGTTATGGTGCTGGTTTAAAAGTATTAACGATGGACGAAGCAGTGATGCTCGCATTAAAAAACAGTCCGGAATTAATAGATAATAGCGCTGAACTAGTGAAAAAGGAAATTGAGTTAAAACAGGCAAATGAAGCTATTAGAGACATTAGAAAAAAGGAAAGTACGGTTCGTTTTTCTCTATTATTCAATATCCAATTTCCTGAAGAACACGGACTCCCTAAAGAAATTGACCTCCAAATGAAAGTCCCTACCATCCAAAGTGATATCAGAGAACTAAAGAAGAAAAAAGAATATTTAAGGCTTAGTGTAAAAACGCAGACAGAGCTCATTTACATGGATACTTTGTTAGAAATGGGCAATGTTGAGTATTTGACAAAAACCCTTGAAAATAATAAAAAGACACTGGAAAGAATTGAAAAGGCATATAAATTAGGGCAGGCTTCTAAAAATGACGTGGATTTTTTAAAAAAAGAAGTTGAGACCACTGAGAAGCAGCTGCGAACAGCTATCATGAATTTTGAAAACAAGAAAGAAAAACTCAGTGAAAGAATCGGATTAAATATTAAGACAGGATATGAATTTGATAAAACCTTTTCTTTCTTGTCGATTGAGAGAAACAACCTCCAATCCATTATTGATTATGCTGTTGCCAAAGATTTTGACTTATACAGGGCTACGGAAGATAGAAAAGTTGCGGAGATTAAAGTAGAGAACTTAAGGGGAATTTATACGAATCGCTGGGGTTCCATGGTAGGAGTAATTGAACAGGAGTTAAAAAAGAACGGGCAATTGGATTATGAAGACTTTTTAAGAAAATATCACAAGGGCTTGGACAATATTGCTGATCCCTGGAAAGGAAGCTACAAGATTAACTTGCTGTTCTTTACTATTAAAATTCCTAAAGAATGGTTTATGAAAGAATACAGCGGTCTTAGATATTTTGAAGATGAAAAATACGCATTGTTTGTGGCTGTAATAGACAGAGATAAAGCGGTAAAAACCGAGGAAAATACAAGGAAGGAATTAATTCAGAAGGTAAAAGATTCTTATAATACATTAAAAACCTTAGAGATTGCATATTTAGACTCAAAAGCTCAAATTCCGGAGTTAAAGAAAAAATATGAAAATGCACTAAAGAAAAACAAATTGGGAGAATTATCTTTCGGTGAATTAGAATCCATTAAGAAAGAAGCAGAACAGGGAGAAACAACAGCCTTTAATAATTTAATTGAATATAACAAATCTTTATCAACTTTTAATGAAGTAACCAGTGGCTTTATTGACCAATTAAAAAAAGGAAAAATAGGGTTTGACAGAAATGACTATGCTTCAGGAGACTCCTTTGCTGACCAAGGAGACGAAGAAGAGGTAACGAAACCCGAATGGTTTATTAATACACCTCTTGCCGATTATAAATGGACCTTTGGAGTAAAGCTTCCAAAAGAAATTAAAGCAACTCATTTTGTTCTTTTGACGAAAGACAATTTGCAGATAGGGGAAAAGACGGATATAAACGCCACCTTATCCCATGTACCCATCACTTATAATGACAGCACTTTACTTGTTGTTGAACTGTATAACGAGGATAAAAAAGTATACAGGGCTTATATTGATGGTGGTCAGTACGGCGGAGAACTTGAGCTGGAACCTGTTGAAGAATCGAATACTATTGAAGAAGAAAAGAAAGAGGAAGATATTATTGGAACATGGGATATCCAGGAAGTTCATAAGGGCTTGGTATCCAGTCTTGGAATTAACATAAATGATAAAGATCTGGCAACTCATTATGAAGTATATGGCCAAGACAGCAACCAAATTGGAGAAAGAACAGCTATAGGTGAAAAAATACATCATCTGCCTATTGTATTTTCTGATATTCAGTCCATAGAAATAAAACTCTTTAAAGATGACGAGCCAGCAGGAGAAGCTTATTTAGAAGAAAAAGACGGACAAAAACTACTAAAGATTCGTTAG